In Arctopsyche grandis isolate Sample6627 chromosome 13, ASM5162203v2, whole genome shotgun sequence, one DNA window encodes the following:
- the LOC143921685 gene encoding kelch-like protein 24 produces MIKVKTKQGFATNRLNYFHDAMRENKFTDVYFAVRNRSFFAHMIVLSACSEFFIENRYKLSATFSEFEYPVINAMLKYCYLGEIHINDEHFKEFLQLADKLQIKSIAPRYETIDQKNCLEVLRLSDDPILKEKAMILTLDNFKTLYKTPSFLNLPASALAEILKSDELNLLVEVVFNSVKLWVNSDEENRRSVLVELLSSIKLTSNEFLVKEVMVFCSVYPECIAILQKAMQSLLNPIQTEDITNYEKIALVGDNNLSGANTIDIYDGKNNSWTLSKDFDLNRSYPASVLVDDWMLIIGGYNSSDKVDYIDLKTGQKHQLNPLNEGRHCLVAVTLRRNSSTDVYVIGGTHNGKALSSVER; encoded by the exons ATGATAAAAGTGAAGACTAAACAAGGTTTTGCAACAAACCGACTCAATTATTTTCATGATGCCATGAGAGAGAATAAGTTTACCGATGTTTATTTCGCCGTCAGAAACAGAAG TTTTTTTGCACACATGATAGTGCTTTCGGCTTGCAGCGAATTCTTCATAGAAAATCGGTACAAATTGAGTGCCACTTTTTCCGAATTTGAGTACCCAGTTATCAATGCAATGCTTAAGTATTGCTACCTTGGAGAAATAC ACATCAATGATGAGCATTTTAAAGAATTCTTGCAACTAGCCGACAAACTTCAGATCAAAAGCATTGCTCCTCGATACGAAACAATCgatcaaaaaaattgtttggaAGTCTTGCGTCTCTCAGACGATCCAATATTGAAAGAAAAGGCAATGATTTTGACTCTAGACAATTTTAAGACT TTGTACAAAACCCCAAGTTTTCTCAATTTGCCAGCCTCTGCTTTGGCCGAGATTCTGAAGTCGGATGAACTAAATTTGTTAGTTGAAGTAGTTTTTAATTCTGTTAAATTATGGGTGAACTCTGATGAAGAAAACCGTAGAAGTGTATTGGTAGAGCTATTAAGTTCCATAAAGTTGACTTCAAATGAG TTTCTCGTCAAAGAAGTTATGGTATTTTGTTCTGTCTATCCAGAATGTATTGCAATTCTTCAAAAAGCGATGCAATCACTTTTAAATCCAATCCAAACAGAGGATATcactaattatgaaaaaatagcaCTCGTCGGAGATAATAATCTATCT GGGGCAAACACGATCGATATATACGATGGAAAAAACAATAGTTGGACCTTGAGTAAAGATTTTGATTTAAACAGAAGTTATCCAGCATCAGTTCTCGTCGATGACTGGATGTTGATCATTGGAGGATACAATTCTTCAGATAAA GTAGATTACATCGATTTGAAAACTGGACAGAAACATCAATTGAATCCATTAAATGAAGGCCGTCATTGTTTAGTAGCAGTGACACTTCGTCGTAATTCTTCCACTGATGTATACGTCATCGGGGGTACTCATAATGGAAAAGCATTATCATCAGTTGAAAGATGA